From a single Pseudoliparis swirei isolate HS2019 ecotype Mariana Trench chromosome 12, NWPU_hadal_v1, whole genome shotgun sequence genomic region:
- the lpgat1 gene encoding acyl-CoA:lysophosphatidylglycerol acyltransferase 1, whose product MAQLLDGSGTLGWVLLKCVFRFAFMIYNNCVAIPSYCLYMVLLQPLRIWDSSTFWHVEGIMFKWLLSMVSSWGWIAGYTVTEWGDDVRPISEEEAMVIVNHQSTGDVCTLMMCLQDKGMVIQKMMWLMDHVFKYTNFGLVSLIHGDFFIKQGKAHRDKQLIYLKDHLEKYYHSRNRKWIVLFPEGGFLRKRRETSQLFAKKHSLPHLNHVTLPRLGATQVILKTLSAQQENGSVGSETRTTNQTGNKGKGLQWVVDVTIAYPKARPMDIQTWIFGYRPPTVTHVHYRMYPIREVPVEAAALTDWLYQRFVEKEELLTHFYNTGSFPSQDGQKEAVSRKMTLDPMWLCIIQSFAFASGYVWYSVLQYLYRCLF is encoded by the exons ATGGCACAGCTCCTGGACGGGTCCGGCACGCTGGGCTGGGTCCTGCTCAAGTGTGTGTTCCGTTTTGCGTTTATGATTTATAACAACTGTGTCGCCATCCCATCCTACTGCTTGTACATGGTGCTTCTCCAGCCACTCAGGATATGGGATAGCTCCACTTTCTGGCACGTCGAAGGAATCATGTTCAAATGGTTGCTGTCCATGGTGTCTTCATGGGGCTGGATCGCAGGTTATACAG TAACGGAGTGGGGCGATGACGTTCGGCCCATCTCTGAAGAAGAAGCCATGGTCATCGTCAACCACCAATCCACAGGAGATGTGTGCACCCTCATGATGTGCCTGCAAGACAAGGGCATG gtGATACAAAAAATGATGTGGTTGATGGACCATGTGTTCAAATACACCAACTTTGGCCTAGTGTCCCTGATTCATGGGGACTTCTTCATCAAACAG GGTAAAGCTCACCGAGACAAGCAGCTGATTTACCTGAAGGATCACCTAGAGAAATACTACCACAGccgcaacaggaagtggatagTGCTGTTCCCAGAGGGTGGCTTCCTGCGCAAGCGGCGGGAAACCAGCCAATTGTTTGCCAAGAAACATTCTCTCCCCCACCTGAACCACGTCACGTTGCCACGTCTCGGGGCCACCCAGGTTATACTGAAAACCCTGTCGGCCCAGCAGGAGAACGGCAGCGTGGGCAGCGAGACACGGACCACGAACCAGACGG GTAATAAAGGTAAAGGCCTGCAGTGGGTAGTAGACGTGACCATCGCGTACCCCAAAGCGAGACCCATGGACATCCAGACCTGGATCTTCGGCTACAGACCTCCGACAGTCACACATGTACACTACAG GATGTACCCAATAAGAGAAGTCCCCGTGGAGGCGGCGGCCCTGACTGACTGGCTGTATCAGAGGTTTGTGGAGAAGGAAGAGTTGCTGACCCACTTCTACAACACAG gaTCATTCCCCTCTCAAGACGGGCAGAAGGAGGCGGTTTCCCGGAAGATGACCCTGGACCCCATGTGGCTGTGCATCATCCAGTCGTTTGCGTTCGCCTCCGGCTACGTGTGGTACAGCGTCCTCCAGTACCTGTACCGCTGTTTATTCTGA
- the ints7 gene encoding integrator complex subunit 7 — translation MSMSTARSFLSEACYGEQELDANSALMELDKGLRSVKLGEQCEAVVLFPKLFQKYPFPILINSAFLKLADIFRLGNNFLRLCVLKVTQQSEKHLEKILNVDEFVKRVFSVIHSNDPVARAITLRMLGSLASIIPDRKNAHHSIRQSLDSHDNVEVEAAIFAAASFSAQSKDFAAGICNKVSEMIQGLDTPVELKLKLIPMLQHMHHDASLASSSRELLQHLVNSYPSTPMVIVTLHTFTQLAASSLIDIPKQLQLLLQYLRDDPRKAVKRLAINDLKLLAKKAPHLWIRENTQTLCECALTSPYNSLKLGMLSVLSTLSGTIAIKQYFNNLTGGSSVSPRLTDLVKLAQECCYHSNLAVAAHGVIVLSNIAISCPEKDILQLEQDTVLGVESLLMLCSQDGSSSAQATLKTALTSLVKLLKSRPHLSQSAVEFLLGQLHLSCDSSRVLMCHALAAIATHLPVLGDGMLGDLVDLYRVASHSSTDKQQELLVSLATVIFVASQSSLSAEVKTVIKQQLENVANGWTVYRIARQASRMGCHDFSSELYQSLRTRVASEHFYFWLNSLKEFSQAEQCLSPVEDGNYSGAMSAIAEALRSYQKGIASLTAASTPLSPLTFQCEFIKLRIDTLQALSQLICTCNSLKTSPPPAIATTIAQTSGHDLQRCGRIAMQMKVCMDEFRSLAARYADLHQSSFDADYATLRNVELQQQSCLLVSHVIEALILDPQAASFQEYGDLGSVQTESEYERRMMSVFSRVLEEVEGLTQKHPPVSHLHTGCLCGAVIALLKVPLSFQRYFFQKLQSTSIKLALSPSPRTPSEPIPVQSNQQLTLKVEGVVQHGSTPGLFRKIQSVCLNVTSVLQSKTGPDHKVPLDTKTNEIEQQVEPHNDYFSIQFLLNFSILGTHTVTVEASVVDESGIEWKTGPKTTVSVKSLEDPYSQQLRQQLQQGATQPAAQRGAYARF, via the exons ATGTCGATGTCAACTGCTCGTTCTTTCCTGTCAGAGGCTTGTTATGGAGAGCAAGAACTTGACGCCAATTCCGCTCTCATGGAGCTGGACAAAG GGTTGCGGTCGGTTAAGCTGGGAGAGCAGTGCGAGGCGGTGGTGCTCTTCCCCAAACTCTTCCAGAAGTACCCGTTTCCCATCCTCATCAACTCTGCATTTCTGAAGCTAGCAGACATCTTCAGACTTGG GAACAATTTTCTACGCCTCTGTGTGCTGAAAGTCACTCAACAAAGTGAGAAACATCTCGAAAAGATCCTTAATGTTGACGAATTTGTGAAAAGGGTGTTTTCAGTCATCCATAGCAACGACCCTGTGGCCAGAGCCATCACTCTGAG GATGCTTGGCAGTTTGGCCTCTATTATCCCAGACAGGAAGAATGCCCACCACAGTATTCGCCAAAGTCTGGACTCTCATGACAATGTAGAAGTAGAGGCTGCCATATTTGCTGCTGCAAGCTTCTCTGCACAGTCAAA AGACTTTGCAGCAGGGATTTGCAACAAAGTCAGTGAGATGATTCAAG GGTTAGACACGCCAGTGGAACTGAAGCTGAAGTTGATCCCCATGCTGCAGCACATGCACCACGATGCCAGCTtggcctccagcagcagagaGCTTCTACAGCACCTGGTAAACTCTTACCCCTCCACCCCCATGGTCATCGTCACCCTGCACACCTTCACCCAGCTGGCTGCCTCCTCCCTCATTGATATCCCAAAGCAG TTGCAGCTCCTCCTTCAATACCTGAGAGATGACCCAAGAAAAGCTGTGAAGAGACTCGCAATTAATGACCTGAAGCTTTTGGCTAAAAAGGCTCCTCACCTTTGGATCAGAGAAAACACTCAG ACCCTGTGTGAATGTGCCTTGACCAGCCCTTACAACAGTTTGAAGCTGGGGATGTTGTCtgtcctctccaccctctctggAACAATTGCAATCAAGCAGTACTTTAATAATTTGACAG GTGGCTCTTCAGTTTCCCCTCGGCTCACTGACCTGGTTAAACTGGCACAGGAATGCTGTTACCACAGCAACCTGGCAGTGGCTGCTCATGGGGTCATAGTGCTTTCAAACATTGCTATTTCCTGTCCGGAAAAAG ATATATTACAGTTGGAGCAGGACACAGTTTTGGGAGTGGAGTCCCTTCTGATGCTCTGCAGTCAGGACGGCAGTTCCAGCGCCCAGGCCACACTCAAA ACGGCCCTCACCTCGTTGGTCAAACTGCTGAAGAGTCGGCCACATCTCAGTCAATCAGCGGTGGAATTCCTGCTCGGTCAGCTCCATTTATCCTGCGACTCCTCTCGCGTTCTCATGTGCCACGCTCTGGCCGCCATCGCCACCCACCTGCCGGTGTTGGGCGACGGTATGCTGGGAGATCTGGTGGACCTCTACAGAGTTGCCAGTCACTCCTCCACTGACAAGCAGCAAGAGCTTCTG GTTTCCTTGGCAACAGTGATTTTTGTTGCCAGCCAGTCGTCTCTGTCAGCTGAAGTGAAGACTGTCATCAAGCAGCAGCTGGAGAATGTTGCTAATGGCTGGACGGTGTACCGCATTGCACGACAAGCCTCGCGCATG GGATgccatgacttctccagtgaGCTGTACCAGAGCCTCCGGACCCGTGTGGCATCGGAGCACTTCTACTTCTGGCTGAACAGCTTGAAGGAGTTTTCCCAGGCAGAGCAGTGCCTCAGTCCTGTGGAGGACGGAAACTACAGTGGCGCCATGAGCGCCATCGCCGAGGCCCTGCGCTCCTACCAAAAGGGCATCGCTTCCCTCACA GCTGCCAGCACTCCTCTGAGCCCGCTTACATTCCAGTGCGAGTTCATCAAGCTGCGGATCGACACCCTGCAAGCTCTGTCACAGCTCATTTGTACCTGCAACAGCTTGAAGACCAGCCCCCCTCCCGCCATTGCCACCACCATCGCCCAGACCTCAGGCCATGACCTGCAGCGGTGCGGCCGCATCGCCATGCAG ATGAAGGTATGCATGGATGAGTTCAGAAGTCTTGCAGCTCGCTACGCTGACCTCCACCAGTCGTCGTTTGATGCCGATTATGCCACTCTTCGCAATGTGGAGCT ACAACAACAGAGCTGTTTGCTTGTCTCCCATGTTATCGAAGCTCTGATACTGGACCCACAGGCAGCAAG TTTTCAGGAGTATGGCGACCTGGGGTCGGTCCAGACCGAGAGTGAATATGAGCGACGGATGATGTCGGTATTTAGCCGTGTGTTGGAGGAAGTGGAGGGCCTCACCCAAAAACACCCTCCGGTTTCACACCTG CATACAGGTTGTCTTTGTGGTGCCGTCATAGCTCTGCTCAAGGTCCCGCTGTCGTTCCAGAGGTATTTCTTCCAAAAGCTCCAGTCAACAAGCATTAAG CttgccctctctccttcccctcgaaCGCCGAGTGAACCGATCCCAGTGCAGAGCAACCAGCAGCTGACGTTGAAGGTGGAGGGGGTGGTGCAGCATGGTTCAACACCAGGACTCTTCAGGAAGATCCAGTCCGTCTGTCTCAATGTCACGTCGGTCCTCCAGAGCAAGACAGGACCTGACCACAAG gTTCCACTCGACACTAAAACTAATGAGATCGAGCAGCAGGTGGAACCCCACAACGACTACTTCAGCATCCAGTTCTTGCTGAATTTCTCCATCCTGGGCACTCACACCGTCACTGTGGAGGCCTCTGTGGTGGATGAGAGTGGTATCGAGTGGAAGACTGGGCCCAAGACGACGGTGTCGGTCAAATCCCTGGAGGACCCTTACTCCCAGCAGCTCCGCCAGCAGCTgcaacagggggcgactcagCCGGCTGCACAGAGGGGGGCATACGCTCGCTTCTAA